The following are from one region of the Arachis duranensis cultivar V14167 chromosome 10, aradu.V14167.gnm2.J7QH, whole genome shotgun sequence genome:
- the LOC107468065 gene encoding uncharacterized protein LOC107468065, with protein MKVAHDNIQFTNVRPTACQMQIDIACRADIVQCVHVTKFGVFGSKWVKKLFYKIPIAVVSIGVKYDTFVLAADEDIRVLFRCVRSFPEVRIHELYAKLEVGVDSSGASAPVHSSTGAGDASSSMPTAGPSVPQVASPSFAADLDRTKAVGSVPLKNPGVWQQAFEADTGGGMIHDVQGFGKPDRVKNAMRDDDSDQEPVDIIGDSDDDTGANPHAQHADGGATIGGSSTNFQIGQSFQNKDEVVMSVKDYSIHRGVEYRVLESDHLKYHEKCKEFGKGCSWLIRISLRARKGTWEVRRTNAAVTVKVLQQATEADNGFRPSYRKVWMAKQKAVAQIYGDWEESYAELPRWMLGVQLTMAGTFTVLKTSPVRLGDQVDE; from the exons AAGTTTGGGGTATTTGGGAGCAAGTGGGTGAAGAAGCTATTCTACAAGATTCCCATCGCAGTTGTCTCGATCGGTGTTAAGTATGATACGTTTGTGCTAGCGGCTGATGAAGATATTAGGGTTCTGTTTCGTTGTGTTAGGAGTTTTCCGGAGGTCAGAATACACGAGCTGTATGCGAAGTTGGAGGTTGGTGTCGATAGTTCTGGAGCATCAGCTCCAGTTCATAGCTCGACTGGCGCAGGCGATGCGTCTAGTTCGATGCCTACGGCCGGACCATCTGTTCCGCAGGTCGCATCCCCTTCCTTCGCGGCTGATTTAGATCGAACGAAGGCAGTTGGTTCTGTACCGTTGAAGAATCCTGGGGTCTGGCAGCAGGCATTTGAGGCGGATACCGGTGGTGGCATGATTCATGATGTTCAAGGTTTTGGGAAACCTGATCGAGTAAAGAATGCAATGCGGGATGATGACTCTGACCAGGAGCCTGTAGATATCATTGGGGACAGCGATGATGACACAGGTGCCAATCCACATGCACAGCAC GCGGACGGAGGTGCTACAATTGGGGGTTCTTCTACAAATTTTCAGATTGGGCAATCATTCCAGAATAAAGATGAAGTTGTTATGAGTGTGAAGGACTATAGTATCCATCGAGGTGTTGAGTACAGAGTCTTGGAATCGGATCATCTGAAGTATCATGAAAAATGCAAGGAGTTCGGTAAAGGTTGTAGTTGGTTGATTCGCATATCGCTTCGTGCACGAAAGGGCACTTGGGAGGTTAGGAG GACGAATGCTGCGGTTACGGTAAAGGTCTTGCAACAAGCAACAGAAGCGGATAATGGGTTCAGGCCTAGTTACAGGAAGGTTTGGATGGCAAAACAGAAGGCAGTAGCACAAATATATGGAGATTGGGAAGAGTCGTATGCCGAGTTGCCACGTTGGATGCTAGGGGTACAGTTGACCATGGCTGGGACATTCACTGTGTTGAAGACTTCTCCTGTTCGACTTGGGGATCAGGTCGATGAGTAA